Below is a genomic region from Sphingomonas phyllosphaerae.
GCAGCGATCCCGGCTGGCAATGGCGGATCGCGGGGCCGGACGGCGCGATCGGTGCCGCCGACATTCCGACCCCGCCGGCCGGACCGCCCACGCCGCCCAAGCCCCCCGCCCCGCCCGCTCCACCCGGTCCGCACCCGGTCGAGGCGAAGGCGGCGGACGGCGGTGCGCTCCACGCGCGGACGATCACGTTCAGCACGCGCCGCGGCGACGTGACGTTGACCGCCGCCGCGCCGCGCGCGGTGATCGCGCGTCCGATCGAGGGCGCGCTCGCGCCGCTGCTGATGGCGCTCGCCGGCGTTGCCGCACTGCTGACCGGCGCCTTGCTCGTCCAGCTGCGTGTCGCGCTGCGACCGCTGCGCCGGTTGCGCGAACAGGTCGCGGCGATCCGCACCGGCGCGCGCGAACGGGTCGACGACGACCAGCCCGCCGAACTCGCGCCGCTGGCGAGCGAACTCAACGCGTTGACGGTGGACAACGCCGCGGCGCTCGCGACCGCGCGCGCCTCGGCCGCCAATCTTGCCCATGCACTCAAAACGCCGGTCGCGGCGCTGGCGATCGACCTGCGCGACCAGCCGCGCCTCGCCGCGACGGTCGCGCGGATCGACCGCACGATCCGCCATCATCTCGCCCGCGCCCGCGCCGCCGCGGTGAACCGCCGCGTCGTCACGCCGCTCGCGCCTGCGATCGCGGACATCGCCGCAGTGGTGGAGCGGCTGCACGACGGCCCGCCGCTGACGATCGTGCGCGCGATCGCGGACGATCTCGCGGTCGCGGTCGATGCGCAGGACCTCGACGAACTACTCGGCAACCTCCTCGACAATGCCGCGCGCCATGCCACGTCGCGGATCAGCGTCGTCGCACGGCGTGACGGGCGCAGCGTCGCGGTGAGGATCGCCGACGACGGCCCCGGCATCCCCGCCGACGCCCGCGCGCAGGTGCTGCAACCCGGCACGCGGCTCGACGAGCGTGGCGATGGTCACGGCTTCGGATTGCCGATCGTCGCCGAGCTGGCGGGGCTGTATGGGGGCGGTGTGACGCTGGCGGAAAATGCGCCGCAAGGGCTGCGGGTCACGCTCA
It encodes:
- a CDS encoding HAMP domain-containing sensor histidine kinase; translation: MTRWMPRSLQARMLLVSAVATLLALVLAGAVMAGLLGRFVTEGLDRRLDAQLLVLASVVDGEGRVDRARLTQRVAAFGSDPGWQWRIAGPDGAIGAADIPTPPAGPPTPPKPPAPPAPPGPHPVEAKAADGGALHARTITFSTRRGDVTLTAAAPRAVIARPIEGALAPLLMALAGVAALLTGALLVQLRVALRPLRRLREQVAAIRTGARERVDDDQPAELAPLASELNALTVDNAAALATARASAANLAHALKTPVAALAIDLRDQPRLAATVARIDRTIRHHLARARAAAVNRRVVTPLAPAIADIAAVVERLHDGPPLTIVRAIADDLAVAVDAQDLDELLGNLLDNAARHATSRISVVARRDGRSVAVRIADDGPGIPADARAQVLQPGTRLDERGDGHGFGLPIVAELAGLYGGGVTLAENAPQGLRVTLTLPAA